The Pseudomonas baetica genome includes a region encoding these proteins:
- a CDS encoding YecA family protein, which produces MSFAEQLTRLQVFLDADELHDEALDYVAAHGYLTALSICSEEVPEREWIDALFAEEPHYSGEAQREEIEATLIGLKAHIARQLASDEEFELPCELDLGEEPDDSELRGWCIGFMEGVFLREAAWFETAEEEVSEMLLPIMVGSGLFDEQPEFEDIAKDANLMDDMIVQIPEALTALYLLCQAPDEKPAILKPRHH; this is translated from the coding sequence ATGTCCTTCGCTGAGCAATTGACCCGCCTGCAAGTCTTCCTCGACGCCGACGAACTGCATGACGAGGCGCTGGACTACGTGGCCGCCCACGGTTACCTGACCGCGCTGTCGATCTGCTCGGAAGAAGTGCCCGAGCGTGAATGGATCGACGCCCTGTTCGCCGAAGAACCGCACTACAGCGGCGAAGCCCAGCGCGAAGAGATCGAAGCCACGCTGATCGGCCTCAAGGCGCACATCGCCCGTCAACTGGCGTCCGACGAAGAATTCGAGCTGCCCTGCGAACTGGATCTGGGCGAAGAGCCGGACGATTCCGAGCTGCGCGGCTGGTGCATCGGCTTCATGGAAGGCGTGTTCCTGCGTGAAGCCGCCTGGTTCGAAACCGCCGAAGAAGAAGTCAGCGAAATGCTCCTGCCGATCATGGTCGGTTCGGGCCTGTTCGACGAACAGCCAGAGTTCGAAGACATTGCCAAAGACGCCAACCTGATGGACGACATGATCGTACAGATCCCGGAAGCCCTGACCGCGCTGTACCTGTTGTGCCAGGCGCCTGACGAAAAACCGGCGATCCTCAAGCCACGTCACCACTAA
- a CDS encoding YbaN family protein produces the protein MDNPIGNRPLMLRYILLAIGWLSVALGVIGIFLPVLPTTPFLLLAAACFARSSPRFYRWLVEHPRLGPWIRDYLDGNGIPLKGKVYAIGLMWASILFSCYLVPLMWARGFMLTSAVLVTVYILRQKTLRKS, from the coding sequence ATGGACAACCCCATAGGCAACCGCCCCCTGATGTTGCGCTACATCCTGCTGGCCATCGGCTGGCTTAGCGTGGCATTGGGGGTGATCGGGATTTTCCTGCCCGTCCTGCCCACCACCCCTTTCCTACTGCTTGCGGCCGCGTGTTTCGCCCGGAGCTCGCCGCGCTTCTATCGCTGGCTGGTCGAACATCCCCGGCTTGGGCCATGGATTCGCGATTATCTCGATGGCAACGGTATTCCGCTCAAGGGCAAGGTCTACGCGATCGGGCTGATGTGGGCGAGTATTCTGTTTTCCTGCTACCTGGTGCCGTTGATGTGGGCGCGGGGGTTTATGTTGACGAGTGCGGTGCTGGTGACGGTTTATATTTTGCGGCAGAAGACCCTGCGCAAGTCTTGA